The proteins below come from a single Branchiostoma floridae strain S238N-H82 chromosome 5, Bfl_VNyyK, whole genome shotgun sequence genomic window:
- the LOC118416151 gene encoding protocadherin Fat 4-like, with product MTSLQVDEDQPIGTTVLTLDVSDSDAGTDGDLTYTITDGNTGSYFELDPKTGVLVVSKGLDFETAGGTYNISIQAVDGGNPARSADSYVLVTIGNVNDNPPSCTQTTYVVQVPEDETPNLIPGFVDMDCSDSDGDILTDTIISGDPAGKFIIRPNGAFFTIFPGSALDYDDPNSTPRSYDLIVQLSDGTTAIEVPVVIGVTPVNEGAPTITDDTVTVSENTPIGDVIYDVDDSDPDADDQAHGIVTYAITGPATHPFRIDSSTGEISVASTLDYETSTSYDLEVVATDGGGLASTATVTINFDGVNEFYPTCTSSAFGVSVSETAAVGALVVDLGCTDSDSGFDGFLTYTATQTPSTKFDVSTGQIRVSTALDYDGGETLYSLVILVNDNSVITANQKTTTLTVTIEVTPENEDTPSFSTLVFPLTLSEDISIGSTIIDLDATDTDASNQAHGIVTYSITSGDPNGDFSIDPSSGVIVTNSPLDWETTPLYPLEVWATDGGTPALSLSTSVIIILDDVNDNTAQCVPAVFSETVSESEAADYVVTSLSCTDSDGAFGVLTYSISAGDTNQFYMNGSDLLLTTPLDYDAVPRQYNLEITVADNGSPPNYVVIPVTVHVDPVNEFPPVFALSGDVVLSVDEDFTVNDPITSVAATDADSDVNAHGQITYTILSGNIDAKFSLDSDTGILYLVDELDRETKASYNIVVQASDGVLFNAGTPNTITKWVNITVNDINDNEPQCTPSHYAVTFNESTATGTLITTVTCQDLFDAGTNAQIQYFFSGSGNVGNAFAIDQTTGQITLQNPLEYDSSSDPQSYSLTVHAVDQGTTKLTGTALVTVAVSPWNEDTPQFSETEYVVSVSEDTSLGTSVLQIIATDTDAGDDGVVHFSMAAHSTFLLEETTGWLVLKSALDRESTSLYFLQVTATDQPANPADALSAEVNVTIIITDVNDNAPIFPTSAYQVTLNENDAVGTFVVRPTAFDFDSGINGILYYAITGGNTNTDFSIDQFGIITTARALDYETTTSYSLTVTATDQGSTPLSATTQVGITITPYNEFDPAFGQASYSIAIDEDTAIGISIGQVTATDADYGSNGLPDDVTYSFAATSTKFYIDEYTGDIRVKGALDKETQDTYTLTVVATDSGTTPAVRSNSVTLTITIGDTNDNAPVFSPAAYTAEVPENATVGYNVVTVIASDSDLGVGGTLDYNIVAGNAPDNIFAVDSSGNVFVTSIAYLDYETTTVYTLSVTATDQGTPKLTSTARVGIQITANNEFDPVFSNGGYYTATISEDASLSDAVVRTTASDDDDGLDGDVTYFITSGNSGGNFAIDYVTGWITVDKELDREVTSSYVLTVTAYDGGSSPSRSADATVYVTVDDVNDNVPSCTGYYYDQTLAESVPAGTSLLQLTCSDPDEGVNGDLTYTISSGDLYGQFNVDSTGQLTVSTGLDYENTTQYQLTITVADNGSPSLSTEVAVTMEITGVNEFQPVFTLNPYSVSINENISLATSILAVSAQDDDAGTQGTPGEIKYYITSGNQDGAFSLDYLSGDLSTAAVLDREALDTYVLTVVAVDGGTSPQRSGTSTVTITVEDANDNTPSCQSTYHTVTVPENTTLNTVLLTVNCSDNDINQNTQLTYTIVNGSDGSITMSPSNADVYLAASLDYETTDGYYIQVEVSDNGYQSDTATVYVSVEVTGVNEAAPVFVNPSYQVSVAENETAGVVILQVNAADSDLGDDGRFTYSITGGNNAGMFEISATNGQIGIKRRLDREDTDYYVLTVTATDMGSPALSSSVYVYVNVTDVNDNQPSCSSYVVNIELDEDVNVGTTLASFNCTDQDISNNADLSYSIVSGDTTSRFAMVLNELQVLNLDYEGDDWYYLTLAVVDNGSPALSANITVSVHVNPVNEFTPVFNDSSYSTNLYENITSGTVVVTVGATDGDRSDQAQGMVRYSIVSGNTGNKFSIADDTGEISVVRPLDRETTDFYNLTVRVHDNVYGGLPQLTADVQVEITVLDVDDNAPSFEPESYTVSVVEGAAVGTQLAVLTYTDADDGVNAISVLSVTSGNGTGLFSLAGNTLSLLGPLDYETEQQYVLTIQATDVLEPSFTDTAEVIVNVISENDNQPVFAVDNTTINVSEDAALGTVLYDANATDSDLGEHSELTYSIVSSSSPTFLIDSVTGAVRLGAALDRETLSSYVVNITAEDIDYYDFMLLYVFVTDVNDNKPAMTNTVYSVTVDENQPIGTILLTVLATDPDEGNNSDITYTTRGSDASFFYVNSTTGDVSSQNTLDFETRKSYYFFVRAYDNGSPQLYSSWSGVQIIVNDLNDNSPVFSPTTYPAYTISEDSSYPVDLLAVYASDADSGINDDITYSIASGDLNNQFQINQDGVLSLVDALDREVNALYFLTIAATDGGSPPQFSTAVVVITVEDVNDNAPVFAQSSYTEYVDEDVTLYTTVLTPVATDPDSGLNSEISFSILSGNDGNKFSIDPIYGYIFTIGSYDREVQDTYNLTIQAQDGESPFYTATSVVYIRIVDINDNAPVFGQSTYQTDVNEDVAVGTSVITLSANDVDNGTNGEVNYFMSDTSVPFTLDNTTGVLYTSGNLDRESVSSYSFLVYVRDQGTPQFSDQTTVTVYVLDVNDNTPNFTQTSYSITIEENLAQGTSILTVSATDNDLGTNADISYSISTTSTLGLQFYNIDSTSGQISVKEANDRETLDFVQMFLVATDGGSPQLSSLVEVNVSISDVNDNAPILVQTFFSLEIRYDSSSLTNLDTLSATDVDQGINGEIQYYLLDYTNLFHVDLLSGHFRKKDNSTLLEPDFKYVMTAVARDAGSPVLTSDPATLRVDTFRPEECLVDMVVALTYDQFLQVQDSFIAALTAVFAPGRIGVSDVTTSSGTSRRRLLQSDSVTVSVYGVANSLTDSASGLSAAKSFMSADEILEVAQLDDSGTPSAAISGQEFSNFPVTQVSRSIDNSVTTAATPFVQTPAGIAVLTISAVVGLILLILLVVCCVGFCKRRNKNKVDK from the exons atgaCGTCGCTACAGGTGGATGAGGATCAGCCAATCGGCACCACAGTGTTGACCTTGGACGTGAGCGACTCTGACGCCGGTACGGACGGTGACCTAACCTACACCATCACTGATGGGAACACGGGCTCCTACTTTGAACTTGACCCGAAGACGGGAGTGCTGGTGGTCAGTAAGGGTCTGGACTTCGAGACGGCGGGAGGGACGTACAACATCAGTATCCAGGCGGTGGATGGCGGGAACCCTGCCCGCAGCGCGGACTCGTACGTCCTGGTCACCATCGGGAACGTGAACGACAACCCACCATCTTGTACCCAG ACCACGTACGTCGTCCAAGTACCCGAGGACGAGACCCCCAACCTCATTCCTGGTTTTGTCGACATGGACTGTTCCGACAGCGACGGTGACATACTTACAGACACCATCATTTCCGGAGACCCTGCCGGCAAATTCATTATCAGGCCAAACGGCGCATTCTTCACGATCTTCCCCGGCAGTGCATTGGACTATGACGACCCCAACTCCACACCTCGGTCGTACGATCTGATCGTGCAACTGAGCGATGGCACTACGGCTATAGAAGTGCCGGTCGTCATCGGCGTCACTCCGGTCAACGAAGGCGCTCCGACCATCACCGACGACACGGTCACTGTTTCCGAAAACACGCCGATTGGTGACGTCATCTATGACGTCGATGATTCTGACCCAGACGCCGATGACCAGGCCCATGGTATCGTGACGTATGCAATCACGGGGCCGGCTACACACCCATTCCGGATAGACTCTTCCACAG GCGAGATCTCTGTGGCATCTACACTGGATTACGAAACATCGACCAGCTATGACCTTGAAGTTGTGGCAACGGACGGCGGCGGGCTGGCCTCCACTGCCACGGTCACGATCAACTTCGACGGCGTGAACGAGTTCTACCCCACGTGCACATCTTCTGCGTTCGGTGTATCAGTGAGTGAAACTGCGGCCGTCGGAGCTCTTGTCGTCGATTTGGGCTGTACTGACAGTGACAGCGGCTTCGACGGGTTTTTAACCTACACAGCGACGCAGACTCCGTCTACAAAATTCGACGTTTCGACGGGACAGATTCGAGTGTCAACTGCGTTAGACTACGACGGAGGAGAAACGCTGTATTCCCTTGTCATCCTGGTAAACGATAACTCAGTAATAACGGCGAATCAGAAAACAACTACACTTACAGTCACCATTGAAGTTACCCCCGAAAACGAAGACACGCCGTCATTTTCTACCTTGGTATTTCCGCTAACCCTGTCTGAAGACATCAGTATTGGTAGTACCATCATTGACTTGGAtgctacagatacagatgcctCAAATCAGGCCCACGGCATTGTGACGTATAGCATTACGTCAGGGGATCCCAATGGAGACTTCAGCATCGACCCGAGCAGCGGAGTGATCGTGACGAACTCGCCCCTAGACTGGGAGACCACTCCGCTGTACCCGCTCGAGGTGTGGGCTACAGACGGCGGCACCCCGGCGCTGAGCTTATCCACGTCCGTTATAATCATTCTCGACGACGTAAACGACAACACGGCGCAGTGCGTGCCCGCTGTGTTCTCCGAGACGGTGTCAGAGAGCGAGGCGGCGGACTACGTTGTGACGTCGCTCTCCTGTACCGACAGCGACGGGGCGTTCGGAGTCCTGACCTACTCCATCTCGGCTGGCGATACCAACCAGTTCTACATGAATGGGTCCGACCTACTGCTGACCACGCCGCTGGACTATGATGCAG TTCCGAGACAATACAACCTGGAGATCACAGTCGCAGACAACGGCTCTCCGCCCAACTATGTCGTCATCCCCGTTACGGTACACGTGGACCCCGTGAACGAGTTTCCTCCGGTCTTCGCTCTCTCCGGGGACGTCGTTCTCAGCGTCGACGAGGACTTCACCGTGAACGATCCCATCACGAGCGTCGCCGCTACGGACGCAGACTCTGACGTCAACGCTCATGGACAGATCACCTATACTATTCTGTCAG GAAACATCGATGCAAAGTTTAGTTTAGACTCCGACACAGGTATCCTATACTTAGTAGACGAGTTAGACCGAGAAACCAAGGCGTCATACAACATTGTAGTTCAAGCCTCGGACGGAGTGCTTTTCAACGCCGGAACACCTAACACAATCACCAAGTGGGTCAACATAACCGTTAACGACATCAACGACAACGAGCCACAGTGTACGCCTTCCCATTACGCTGTTACATTTAACGAGAGCACGGCCACGGGAACCTTGATAACAACCGTCACGTGCCAGGATCTGTTTGACGCTGGAACGAACGCACAGATTCAGTACTTCTTCTCCGGGTCTGGGAACGTCGGCAACGCGTTTGCCATCGACCAAACAACCGGGCAAATCACTCTCCAGAATCCGCTGGAGTACGATTCTAGCTCCGATCCACAGTCATACTCGCTTACGGTTCATGCGGTAGACCAGGGTACTACAAAGCTAACGGGGACGGCTCTTGTTACGGTAGCAGTGAGCCCGTGGAATGAAGACACTCCGCAGTTTTCAGAGACCGAGTACGTGGTTTCCGTGTCGGAAGACACCAGTCTTGGCACTTCCGTTCTTCAAATCATAGCGACGGACACCGACGCAGGAGATGACGGCGTTGTTCACTTCAGCATGGCCGCTCACAGTACTTTCCTGCTAGAAGAAACCACGGGTTGGCTAGTTCTTAAATCCGCACTAGACAGAGAAAGTACGTCCTTATACTTCCTACAGGTTACAGCCACGGATCAACCAGCCAACCCAGCGGACGCCTTGTCAGCTGAAGTAAACGTGACTATTATCATCACAGATGTGAACGACAATGCCCCTATCTTCCCTACTTCAGCATACCAGGTCACGCTTAACGAAAACGACGCAGTCGGCACGTTTGTAGTACGGCCCACCGCGTTCGACTTTGACTCCGGTATCAACGGAATTCTATACTACGCCATTACTGGGGGAAACACAAATACGGACTTCTCTATAGATCAGTTCGGTATCATCACCACAGCCCGAGCTCTTGATTACGAGACAACCACGTCCTACTCCTTGACAGTCACCGCAACGGATCAGGGCTCAACACCTCTCTCTGCAACCACACAGGTTGGTATCACAATCACCCCTTACAACGAATTCGATCCAGCGTTCGGACAAGCTTCTTACAGCATCGCCATTGACGAAGACACGGCTATCGGAATCTCTATTGGTCAGGTGACCGCCACAGATGCCGACTATGGCTCAAATGGACTGCCTGATGATGTAACGTACAGCTTCGCAGCCACGAGCACGAAGTTCTACATTGATGAGTACACGGGTGACATCAGGGTGAAGGGTGCGCTAGACAAGGAGACCCAAGACACGTACACGTTAACAGTTGTAGCGACGGATTCTGGTACCACTCCAGCCGTCAGGTCTAACAGTGTCACCCTTACAATTACCATAGGAGACACCAATGACAACGCCCCGGTGTTCAGTCCGGCAGCGTACACCGCCGAAGTGCCCGAAAACGCAACCGTCGGCTACAACGTCGTCACCGTTATCGCCAGTGACAGCGACCTGGGAGTTGGTGGTACGCTGGATTACAACATCGTCGCCGGTAACGCTCCGGATAACATCTTTGCCGTTGATTCAAGTGGCAACGTGTTCGTTACCTCCATAGCATATCTGGACTATGAAACCACTACAGTTTACACACTGTCCGTGACCGCTACCGACCAGGGCACGCCCAAGTTAACATCCACCGCCAGGGTAGGCATTCAAATCACCGCAAACAACGAGTTCGACCCAGTCTTTTCAAACGGAGGCTACTACACAGCTACAATCTCCGAAGACGCCAGTCTTAGTGACGCGGTGGTTCGCACCACAGCTTCTGATGACGACGACGGTTTGGATGGTGACGTCACCTACTTCATCACATCCGGGAACTCTGGCGGCAACTTTGCGATAGATTACGTCACAGGTTGGATAACGGTGGATAAAGAGCTCGACCGTGAGGTGACCAGTTCTTACGTGCTGACAGTTACGGCGTACGACGGAGGGTCATCTCCGAGTAGGTCGGCAGACGCGACTGTCTACGTGACCGTGGATGACGTTAACGACAACGTTCCTTCATGTACGGGCTACTACTACGACCAGACACTGGCAGAATCCGTACCGGCCGGAACGTCGTTGCTGCAGCTGACCTGCAG TGACCCAGATGAAGGCGTGAATGGAGACCTGACGTACACCATCTCGTCAGGTGACCTTTACGGACAGTTCAACGTTGACAGTACCGGGCAGCTGACCGTCAGCACGGGACTGGACTACGAGAACACAACGCAATATCAACTCACCATCACTG TTGCAGACAATGGTTCTCCTTCCCTGTCCACGGAGGTGGCCGTAACCATGGAGATAACCGGAGTGAACGAGTTCCAGCCGGTTTTCACCCTGAACCCGTACAGTGTCTCCATCAACGAGAACATCTCCCTCGCCACGTCCATACTGGCTGTCTCCGCTCAGGATGATGATGCTGGAACACAGG GAACACCAGGTGAAATAAAGTATTACATCACATCCGGGAACCAAGACGGAGCCTTTAGTCTGGACTACCTGTCTGGTGACCTGAGTACTGCAGCTGTCCTGGACAGAGAGGCATTAGATACATACGTACTGACAG TTGTTGCCGTTGACGGTGGAACGTCGCCGCAGAGGTCAGGCACCAGTACCGTGACAATCACCGTCGAGGACGCTAACGACAACACGCCGTCCTGCCAGTCTACCTACCACACAGTCACCGTACCCGAAAACACAACTCTCAACACCGTGTTACTCACAGTAAACTGCAGCGACAATGACATCAACCAAAACACCCAACTGACGTACACCATCGTGAACGGCAGCGATGGAAGCATTACCATGTCGCCTAGCAACGCTGATGTTTATCTAGCGGCATCCTTAGACTACGAGACCACCGACGGCTACTACATCCAGGTGGAAGTGAGCGACAATGGATATCAAAGTGACACTGCGACTGTTTATGTCAGTGTGGAAGTGACTGGGGTGAACGAAGCAGCACCCGTATTTGTGAACCCCAGCTATCAGGTAAGCGTTGCTGAGAACGAAACAGCAGGAGTGGTCATCCTTCAAGTTAACGCTGCAGACTCTGACTTAGGGGATGACGGTCGGTTCACATACAGCATAACGGGTGGGAACAATGCGGGGATGTTCGAGATCAGCGCCACGAATGGACAAATAGGAATCAAGCGACGTCTGGACAGAGAAGACACTGATTACTACGTGCTCACCGTCACGGCCACCGACATGGGATCTCCAGCGCTATCCAGTAGTGTCTACGTTTACGTTAACGTCACTGACGTGAATGACAACCAGCCTTCATGTTCTTCATACGTCGTGAATATTGAATTGGACGAAGATGTCAACGTGGGAACAACATTGGCGTCCTTTAATTGTACGGACCAAGACATAAGTAATAACGCCGACTTATCGTACAGTATTGTCAGTGGTGACACAACTAGCCGGTTTGCGATGGTACTGAACGAACTCCAGGTTCTAAACTTAGATTACGAAGGTGATGACTGGTACTACTTGACACTGGCTGTTGTTGACAATGGATCTCCCGCTCTCAGTGCCAACATTACTGTATCTGTACACGTTAACCCCGTGAACGAATTTACCCCTGTGTTCAACGATTCGTCCTACTCAACCAACCTGTACGAGAATATAACCAGCGGGACTGTGGTAGTGACCGTCGGCGCCACAGACGGCGATAGGTCCGACCAAGCCCAAGGCATGGTCCGCTACTCCATCGTGTCGGGAAATACGGGAAACAAGTTCTCCATTGCCGACGATACGGGAGAGATATCTGTTGTGAGACCTCTCGATCGTGAGACTACGGACTTCTACAACCTAACGGTGAGAGTACACGATAACGTATACGGAGGACTCCCACAACTCACCGCTGACGTCCAGGTGGAAATCACGGTGTTGGACGTAGACGATAATGCTCCCAGTTTCGAGCCCGAATCGTACACCGTAAGTGTTGTTGAGGGTGCCGCAGTAGGTACACAGTTGGCCGTGCTTACCTACACTGACGCAGACGATGGCGTCAACGCTATTTCCGTTCTGAGTGTCACTTCTGGAAACGGGACGGGCCTCTTTTCACTCGCCGGAAACACCCTATCCCTGCTAGGGCCACTAGACTATGAGACGGAGCAGCAATACGTACTGACCATACAAGCGACTGACGTGCTGGAACCATCATTCACGGATACAGCAGAAGTGATCGTCAACGTCATATCCGAAAACGACAACCAACCAGTGTTTGCCGTGGACAACACAACGATCAACGTGTCCGAAGACGCCGCGCTGGGAACTGTCCTATACGACGCTAACGCCACAGACAGTGACCTGGGAGAGCACAGTGAGCTAACCTACTCTATCGTGTCCAGTAGTTCTCCCACCTTCCTCATAGACAGCGTCACGGGGGCAGTGAGACTTGGCGCAGCACTAGACAGAGAAACACTCTCGTCTTACGTAGTGAACATAACAGCGGAAGACATCGACTACTACGACTTTATGTTGTTGTACGTCTTCGTCACGGACGTGAATGACAACAAGCCTGCCATGACTAACACCGTGTATTCGGTAACAGTTGACGAGAACCAACCAATAGGAACAATCCTCCTGACAGTTTTGGCTACAGATCCTGACGAAGGCAACAACAGTGACATCACTTACACTACCCGCGGCTCTGACGCAAGCTTCTTTTACGTCAACAGCACAACCGGTGACGTATCTAGCCAGAACACACTGGACTTCGAAACTAGGAAGTCGTATTATTTCTTCGTTAGAGCATATGACAATGGGTCCCCACAGCTGTATTCCTCTTGGTCCGGGGTGCAGATTATAGTAAACGATCTCAACGACAACAGCCCAGTGTTCTCTCCCACCACTTACCCAGCATACACTATATCAGAAGACTCCTCATACCCTGTAGACCTGTTAGCAGTGTACGCGTCTGATGCAGACTCAGGAATAAATGATGACATTACTTACTCCATCGCATCAGGAGATCTCAATAATCAATTCCAGATAAACCAAGATGGCGTCCTAAGTCTCGTCGATGCCCTTGACCGCGAGGTCAATGCCCTCTATTTCCTTACCATTGCTGCTACGGATGGAGGATCACCACCACAGTTTTCTACGGCTGTAGTTGTCATTACAGTAGAAGACGTCAATGACAACGCGCCAGTCTTTGCACAATCTTCCTACACAGAATACGTAGACGAAGATGTCACACTATACACCACAGTACTAACTCCCGTGGCCACAGACCCAGACAGTGGGTTAAACAGTGAAATCTCATTCTCTATTCTGTCTGGAAATGACGGCAACAAATTCAGCATTGATCCTATCTATGGATACATATTCACTATCGGCTCGTATGACAGAGAAGTACAAGACACATACAACCTAACAATTCAAGCCCAAGATGGAGAAAGTCCCTTCTACACCGCCACGTCAGTTGTGTACATCAGAATTGTGGACATAAACGACAACGCCCCTGTCTTCGGACAGTCAACCTACCAAACAGATGTTAACGAAGACGTCGCCGTTGGAACTTCCGTGATCACGCTCAGCGCTAATGACGTCGACAACGGCACGAACGGAGAAGTCAACTATTTCATGTCGGACACGTCCGTTCCTTTTACACTTGACAACACGACAGGTGTGCTTTACACAAGCGGTAACCTTGACCGCGAAAGCGTCTCCTCCTACAGTTTCTTAGTGTACGTGCGAGACCAGGGGACACCACAGTTTTCAGACCAGACAACCGTTACTGTATACGTACTCGACGTCAACGACAACACACCAAACTTCACTCAAACGTCTTACAGCATCACAATTGAAGAAAATCTAGCCCAGGGTACAAGCATTTTAACCGTCAGTGCTACAGATAACGATTTGGGTACCAATGCGGACATATCCTACTCCATATCTACTACCAGCACCTTAGGGTTACAGTTCTACAACATTGACTCAACGTCTGGGCAAATCTCAGTAAAGGAAGCTAACGACAGAGAAACGTTAGACTTTGTGCAGATGTTTCTGGTGGCCACAGACGGAGGGTCTCCTCAGCTCAGCTCATTGGTTGAGGTGAACGTGTCGATCTCTGACGTCAACGACAACGCACCAATCCTGGTGCAGACGTTCTTTAGTCTGGAGATCCGTTACGACAGTAGCAGTCTCACCAACTTGGATACACTCAGCGCGACGGACGTCGATCAAG GCATTAACGGAGAGATCCAGTACTACCTGCTAGACTACACCAACCTCTTTCACGTGGACCTACTGTCCGGACACTTCCGTAAGAAGGACAACTCCACCCTACTAGAGCCGGACTTCAAGTACGTCATGACCGCCGTGGCCAGGGATGCAG GTTCTCCGGTCCTGACGTCCGACCCAGCGACCCTCCGTGTGGACACGTTCCGTCCGGAGGAGTGTCTGGTGGACATGGTGGTGGCGCTGACGTATGACCAGTTCTTACAG GTCCAGGATTCCTTCATCGCGGCTCTGACCGCAGTGTTCGCGCCAGGAAGGATCGGAGTCTCAGACGTCACAACCAGCAGTGGCACCAGTCGGAGACGTCTGCTACAATCTGA CTCCGTCACCGTGTCCGTGTACGGGGTCGCCAACAGCCTCACCGACTCGGCGTCCGGTCTGTCGGCGGCAAAATCCTTCATGTCTGCCGACGAGATTCTGGAGGTGGCCCAGCTGGACGATTCGGGAACTCCTAGCGCCGCCATTTCTGGCCAAGAGTTCTCAAACTTCCCAGTGACACAG GTTTCACGGTCGATTGACAACAGTGTGACGACGGCTGCTACACCTTTTGTGCAGACCCCCGCCGGAATAGCTGTGTTGACCATCAGCGCGGTGGTGGGGCTCATACTCCTCATCCTATTAGTCGTCTGCTGTGTAGGGTTTTGTAAGAggagaaataaaaacaaggtgGACAAGTAA
- the LOC118416150 gene encoding uncharacterized protein LOC118416150: protein MSAACRMLTTPPLCWTHLLACTSGAGVFAVVFFCSGRLFSWVSPGYRTLGTNKQTDVRYNAAVGVSSAIVGMLACYVSFFGNLSLDMVSKDIPVVRHTSAFNLGYLFADLVISVSVPVTGPRTAMTFMGVSHHAITVLGELMSLVYGIDPYPVVFHHRMDLTAMPLRLRL from the exons ATGAGTGCTGCTTGCCGCATGTTGACAACTCCTCCGTTATGTTGGACCCATCTCCTGGCCTGTACCAGTGGAGCCGGAGTGTTTGCTGTGGTGTTCTTCTGTTCCGGACGGCTGTTCTCATGGGTGTCACCGGGGTACCGCACTTTGGGCACGAACAAGCAGACTGATGTCAGATATAA TGCAGCGGTCGGTGTATCCTCGGCAATAGTCGGCATGCTCGCCTGTTACGTCAGTTTCTTTGGGAACCTGTCTTTGGACATGGTCAG cAAGGACATACCCGTAGTGCGACATACGTCTGCCTTCAACCTGGGTTATCTTTTTGCAG ACCTTGTAATCAGCGTTAGTGTTCCAGTGACTGGGCCTAGAACAGCCATGACTTTTATGGGAGTTTCTCATCACGCCATTACGGTGTTGGGAGAGCTGATGTCACTT GTGTACGGCATTGACCCGTATCCGGTGGTGTTTCATCACAGGATGGATCTAACAGCAATGCCTCTCAGGTTACG TTTGTAA